Proteins encoded in a region of the Williamwhitmania sp. genome:
- the ribD gene encoding bifunctional diaminohydroxyphosphoribosylaminopyrimidine deaminase/5-amino-6-(5-phosphoribosylamino)uracil reductase RibD, translated as MDGEVNSHEHFMERCFQLALNGLGNVAPNPLVGSVVVHKGKIIGEGFHAEYGKAHAEVNAINSVMDKSLLRESTIYVNLEPCSHFGKTPPCADLIITSGIPRVVVASRDPFVEVAGRGIARLRDAGVEVVEGVLEVRAKDLNRRFFTFHQKKRPYVILKWAQSLDGYVDIERKPGDELKPIWITNELARAVVHRWRSEEQSILVGTKTVELDNPRLNVRDWSGNNPVRVVIDRTLRLSPSSHVFDGEQQTLVMIGNNFGSATRKPPFSERPNLELVTLDFSRDIESQVLEVLHQRSIQSVIIEGGTQVLEAFLGKNLWDEARVFIGRKLFHYGVHAPILEAKPITEDRLFDSILYTYRNTTA; from the coding sequence ATGGATGGTGAAGTAAATTCACATGAGCATTTTATGGAGCGCTGCTTTCAGCTGGCTCTTAATGGGCTTGGTAATGTAGCGCCGAATCCGTTGGTTGGCTCAGTGGTTGTGCATAAAGGAAAAATTATCGGTGAAGGATTTCATGCTGAATACGGAAAAGCCCATGCGGAGGTAAATGCTATAAATTCGGTGATGGACAAAAGCCTTCTTCGGGAATCAACCATTTATGTGAATTTGGAGCCATGCAGCCATTTTGGAAAAACTCCTCCTTGCGCCGACTTAATAATTACCTCTGGAATTCCAAGAGTTGTGGTGGCGAGCCGTGATCCCTTTGTTGAAGTTGCTGGCCGTGGCATTGCTCGTTTGCGGGACGCGGGAGTAGAGGTTGTAGAGGGTGTGCTAGAGGTGCGAGCAAAAGACCTAAATAGACGATTTTTTACTTTTCATCAGAAAAAACGCCCATACGTTATATTAAAGTGGGCGCAGTCGCTTGATGGATATGTGGATATAGAGCGAAAGCCCGGCGATGAGTTGAAACCAATTTGGATAACCAACGAGCTGGCTAGAGCGGTAGTGCATCGCTGGCGGTCGGAGGAACAATCTATTTTAGTCGGGACCAAAACGGTTGAGCTGGATAATCCAAGGCTTAATGTGCGCGACTGGTCGGGGAATAATCCCGTACGAGTTGTTATTGATCGTACGCTACGATTATCACCCTCTTCCCATGTTTTCGACGGAGAGCAACAAACGCTTGTAATGATTGGAAATAACTTTGGTTCCGCCACCAGGAAGCCCCCCTTTAGTGAGCGTCCTAACTTGGAGCTAGTTACCCTTGATTTTTCGCGCGATATTGAGTCTCAGGTCTTGGAGGTTCTTCATCAGCGGTCCATCCAAAGCGTTATTATTGAGGGTGGAACACAGGTGCTAGAGGCATTCTTGGGCAAAAACTTGTGGGACGAAGCGCGTGTGTTTATTGGCCGTAAGCTCTTTCATTATGGCGTCCATGCTCCCATTCTTGAAGCCAAGCCTATAACAGAAGATAGGCTCTTCGACAGTATTCTTTACACCTACCGAAACACAACTGCTTAA
- a CDS encoding DedA family protein — protein MISTLFSTIITWYMAHISYPTIMLLMAIESSFIPFPSEVVIPPAAWKAAQGDLNVYLVFLFSTLGSLIGALFNYYFALFLGRKIVYQFAESRLGRLLLLSRQGVEKAEAYFVRHGKTSTLIGRLVPAVRQLISIPAGLARMSLKDFILFTVIGSAVWNAVLTILGYSLYSQKALLDRYYSEISYGLLVLGVLFVGYLVYRFRKKHE, from the coding sequence ATGATTTCGACACTGTTTAGCACCATAATTACTTGGTACATGGCTCATATCAGCTATCCAACCATAATGCTGCTCATGGCCATTGAGAGTTCATTTATTCCTTTTCCTTCCGAGGTTGTTATACCACCAGCTGCTTGGAAGGCGGCTCAGGGAGATTTGAACGTTTACCTCGTTTTTCTATTCAGCACGTTGGGCTCGCTGATTGGTGCTCTTTTCAACTACTACTTTGCACTTTTCCTCGGAAGAAAGATTGTTTACCAGTTTGCGGAATCTCGCCTTGGACGATTGCTTCTACTCAGCCGCCAAGGTGTTGAAAAGGCCGAAGCCTACTTCGTACGACACGGAAAAACCAGCACCCTAATTGGTAGATTGGTTCCAGCTGTTCGCCAGCTGATTTCCATTCCGGCTGGTCTTGCACGCATGAGCCTAAAAGATTTTATTCTATTCACGGTGATAGGCTCAGCGGTGTGGAATGCGGTACTTACCATTTTGGGCTACTCCTTATACTCCCAAAAGGCACTGCTCGACCGTTACTATTCCGAAATCAGCTATGGTTTGCTGGTGCTTGGTGTTCTGTTTGTAGGATACCTCGTTTATCGCTTTAGGAAGAAGCACGAATAA
- a CDS encoding substrate-binding domain-containing protein, producing MNLLVKTIVKAGIASALLLMINACHSGSNKTYDETPTRGNIKITADESYQPIIDAEIATFTSLYPYAKITPSYKPEVDVINDFMNDSVQVIVANKKLTDLQIQYLRDTQIVVRTTTFADDAVALIINKANSDTLMEYKSIQDIFLGKIKQWSQINPKSRLGKIGVVFDNTKSSNVRYFKEKFNITDSLPDNFYAMQTNEQVINFIARNKSAMGIISVNWISNQHDSIARSFIDRVNVVAVSQPYDNDSFYRPYQGSIYDKSYPFIREVYLISRETFVGLGSGFISWVAGDQGQRIILKSGLVPATMPIRLIQVKH from the coding sequence ATGAACTTGCTTGTTAAAACAATAGTAAAGGCCGGAATAGCATCAGCATTGCTGCTGATGATAAACGCATGTCATTCGGGGTCAAACAAGACTTACGATGAAACACCCACCCGTGGAAATATTAAAATAACGGCAGATGAATCGTATCAGCCTATAATTGATGCTGAAATAGCAACATTTACAAGCCTATATCCCTATGCTAAAATAACCCCTTCTTACAAACCGGAAGTGGACGTTATTAACGACTTCATGAACGACTCGGTGCAGGTAATTGTGGCGAACAAGAAACTTACCGATCTTCAAATTCAATACCTAAGGGATACCCAAATTGTTGTAAGAACTACCACATTTGCAGATGATGCCGTTGCATTGATTATCAACAAAGCCAACAGTGATACGCTTATGGAATACAAGAGCATTCAGGATATTTTTCTCGGTAAAATTAAGCAGTGGAGCCAGATTAACCCAAAATCGAGGCTTGGGAAAATTGGCGTGGTATTCGACAACACCAAATCGAGTAATGTAAGGTATTTCAAAGAAAAGTTCAACATTACCGACAGCTTGCCTGACAACTTTTACGCCATGCAAACCAACGAGCAGGTGATTAATTTTATCGCTCGAAATAAGAGTGCCATGGGAATTATAAGCGTTAACTGGATAAGTAACCAGCATGACTCCATTGCACGAAGTTTTATCGACCGTGTTAACGTGGTTGCCGTTTCTCAGCCATACGACAACGACTCTTTCTACCGGCCCTACCAGGGCTCCATTTATGACAAATCATACCCATTTATCAGAGAGGTTTACCTCATTTCAAGGGAAACGTTTGTGGGTTTGGGTTCAGGATTTATTTCATGGGTTGCGGGTGATCAGGGACAAAGAATTATCCTTAAATCGGGGTTAGTCCCTGCAACAATGCCCATTCGTCTAATACAAGTTAAGCACTAA
- a CDS encoding cation transporter, giving the protein MTTKEQKLYRQAFILALITIGYNIIEGLASTWLGFEDKTLSLFGFGLDSFIEVVSGIGVAHMVLRIRNNPDSNRDKFETTALRITGWSFYLLAAGLLLSSAYSLYIGKKPETTFWGVIISSISIISMGALIAAKMRVGKALNSEPIIADAGCTRVCLYMSLVLLAASVLYELTGFGYFDVIGALGLTWFSFNEGKECFEKVKNLTACGCGNCH; this is encoded by the coding sequence ATGACAACGAAAGAGCAGAAACTTTATAGGCAAGCATTTATTCTGGCACTAATCACCATTGGCTATAATATTATTGAAGGACTTGCCTCCACCTGGCTAGGGTTTGAGGATAAAACGCTCAGTCTCTTTGGCTTTGGCCTCGACAGCTTTATTGAAGTGGTTTCCGGAATAGGTGTGGCCCACATGGTGCTGCGTATACGCAATAACCCCGATTCAAATCGAGACAAGTTCGAAACCACCGCCCTGCGAATTACGGGCTGGTCGTTCTACCTCTTAGCCGCTGGATTGCTTCTGTCCTCGGCTTACTCACTTTACATCGGTAAAAAACCAGAAACCACCTTTTGGGGTGTTATAATATCGTCCATCTCCATCATCTCCATGGGCGCTCTAATTGCAGCAAAGATGCGTGTAGGCAAAGCTCTTAACTCCGAGCCCATAATTGCCGATGCAGGATGTACCAGGGTTTGCCTCTACATGTCGCTGGTACTGCTCGCTGCCAGCGTGCTCTACGAGCTCACCGGTTTTGGCTACTTCGATGTAATTGGTGCACTTGGATTAACATGGTTCTCCTTTAACGAGGGGAAGGAGTGCTTTGAGAAGGTAAAAAACCTCACTGCCTGCGGCTGTGGAAATTGTCACTAA
- a CDS encoding metallophosphoesterase produces the protein MLAILSGALFLSGCDGLVEYSPYEVRVRVTNVNPDAIGAITLAENDSVPFVFAVISDPHSYYSDLADAVSSINRNSSVLFTVVCGDVTDAGLFKEFDWEHQIISKLKVPFVTVIGNHDCLSNGKLIYDKMYGPTNFSFSYWHTQLVFFDDVVWENNNATPNFNWLSETLNDGGAYTHRILFAHIPPGNDQLKGANDSTFRAVLKDRIDIGFFGHNHDYEYKQADGFRYLVVGSVCKRYYTIVTVEKDTIKTEEINF, from the coding sequence GTGTTGGCAATTTTATCTGGAGCACTGTTTCTCTCAGGATGTGACGGTTTGGTGGAGTACAGCCCATATGAAGTTAGGGTTAGGGTCACTAACGTTAATCCCGACGCCATTGGGGCAATAACGTTGGCCGAAAATGATTCCGTTCCATTTGTTTTTGCTGTCATTTCCGATCCACATTCCTATTACTCCGATCTTGCTGATGCTGTTAGCAGCATCAATAGAAATTCTAGTGTGCTATTTACCGTTGTGTGTGGTGATGTTACCGATGCGGGGTTGTTTAAGGAGTTTGATTGGGAGCACCAAATTATTTCAAAGTTGAAGGTTCCGTTTGTCACTGTGATTGGTAACCATGACTGCCTGTCGAATGGGAAGTTGATTTATGACAAGATGTATGGTCCCACCAACTTTTCCTTTTCATATTGGCATACGCAGCTTGTGTTTTTCGATGACGTGGTGTGGGAAAACAATAATGCTACTCCCAATTTTAATTGGCTTTCGGAAACACTTAACGATGGGGGAGCCTATACACACCGAATCCTATTTGCGCACATCCCTCCTGGAAACGACCAGCTCAAAGGTGCAAATGACTCAACTTTTCGTGCTGTGCTCAAAGATAGAATAGACATTGGCTTCTTTGGACACAATCATGATTATGAGTATAAGCAGGCCGATGGCTTTCGCTATCTTGTTGTAGGAAGTGTTTGCAAGCGCTACTATACCATTGTTACAGTTGAGAAGGACACAATAAAAACAGAAGAGATAAACTTTTAA
- the prmC gene encoding peptide chain release factor N(5)-glutamine methyltransferase, giving the protein MSENKIDSYHNAYRFLEEAVAPIYGKQEASSISKLFLEHTLNISSYEIFLYPDHHVSQLDQSRIVAGTEKLIQGMPIQHVIGKTEFVGLPFVVTPDVLIPRPETEELLWWIDSDLQGKEVCILDIGTGSGCLAITMSKMLSKATVFATDISLNALLVAEQNAKQNQATVHFLHDNILNPGIELRKLNCEVIVSNPPYITEKEKEQMHSNVLDYEPHLALFVPNEDPLKFYRAICNYALLSTQPKTTVYLEINESFGTETAELFQKKGFTTEIRKDINGKERMIKAVKEQ; this is encoded by the coding sequence ATGTCCGAAAATAAAATAGACAGCTACCACAACGCATATCGATTCTTAGAGGAGGCAGTAGCCCCAATCTATGGAAAACAGGAGGCCTCATCTATTTCAAAACTCTTTCTCGAACACACGCTCAACATAAGTAGCTATGAAATATTTCTATACCCCGATCACCATGTTAGCCAGCTGGATCAATCAAGAATTGTTGCGGGTACAGAAAAGCTAATTCAAGGAATGCCGATACAGCATGTTATCGGCAAGACCGAATTTGTAGGATTACCATTTGTTGTTACCCCCGACGTATTAATTCCTCGACCCGAAACCGAAGAGCTACTATGGTGGATTGATTCCGACCTGCAGGGAAAAGAGGTTTGTATCCTCGACATCGGTACGGGTAGTGGTTGTTTGGCGATTACCATGTCGAAAATGCTATCAAAGGCAACGGTTTTTGCCACCGATATCTCATTGAATGCACTCTTGGTGGCTGAGCAAAATGCTAAGCAAAACCAAGCAACCGTTCATTTCCTTCATGACAACATCCTCAACCCGGGCATTGAGCTACGAAAGCTAAATTGTGAGGTTATCGTAAGCAATCCACCCTACATAACCGAAAAGGAGAAGGAACAAATGCACAGCAACGTGCTGGATTACGAACCCCATCTGGCTCTATTTGTGCCCAACGAAGACCCTCTCAAGTTCTACAGAGCCATTTGTAATTATGCATTGCTATCCACCCAGCCCAAAACAACCGTTTACCTTGAAATAAACGAGTCGTTTGGTACCGAAACAGCGGAACTCTTTCAGAAAAAAGGGTTCACCACCGAAATTCGAAAGGATATCAACGGCAAGGAGCGGATGATAAAAGCAGTTAAGGAGCAATAG
- a CDS encoding TIGR00730 family Rossman fold protein: MERRICVFCASSNKVDKSHFDATETLANELVKHGITTIFGGGSAGLMGHLANTILARGGKIIGILPRFMEKVEWGHKGLTELILVEDMHERKKLLIKDVDAVVALPGGCGTLEELTEVITLKRLGKFTKPVVILNLNGFYDPLVDLLHRMINEKFMRPEHASIWQVVATPEEILPAIENAPEWNADKINIAAV; this comes from the coding sequence ATGGAAAGAAGAATTTGTGTTTTTTGCGCATCAAGCAACAAGGTTGACAAAAGCCATTTCGACGCCACCGAAACTCTTGCCAACGAACTTGTAAAACATGGTATTACCACCATTTTCGGAGGTGGTTCGGCAGGGCTAATGGGGCATTTAGCAAATACCATTCTTGCCAGAGGTGGTAAGATAATAGGAATACTCCCCCGCTTCATGGAAAAGGTTGAGTGGGGTCACAAAGGCCTCACGGAACTCATTCTTGTAGAAGACATGCACGAGCGAAAGAAGCTGCTCATTAAGGATGTTGATGCCGTGGTTGCGCTGCCGGGAGGATGCGGAACGCTTGAAGAACTTACGGAGGTAATAACCCTAAAGCGGCTCGGAAAATTCACTAAACCGGTTGTGATTCTAAACCTCAACGGCTTTTACGACCCACTTGTTGATTTGCTCCACCGTATGATTAACGAAAAGTTTATGCGCCCCGAACATGCATCTATTTGGCAGGTAGTAGCTACTCCAGAGGAGATCCTTCCTGCCATTGAAAATGCGCCCGAATGGAATGCCGACAAGATTAATATTGCTGCAGTGTAG
- a CDS encoding methyltransferase domain-containing protein — MNQWDARYSTEEYVYGTEPNHFFSECLRSLKQGKLLLPGEGEGRNAAWAAQLKWQVDAFDQSTTGQEKAFRLAKDRGVKFNYQIMSVEDFGAKPNTYDAAAIIFLHLPQPLRSKFHRAVAESIKPGGHIIIDAFSQKQIDFNSGGPRDIEQLYSKDSILGDFPDFDFEICREEETILREGNFHTGKASVLRFFGAKV; from the coding sequence ATGAACCAATGGGATGCCCGATACTCCACCGAGGAGTATGTGTACGGCACTGAACCTAATCACTTCTTTTCTGAATGTTTACGTTCGCTCAAACAAGGAAAACTGCTCTTACCAGGTGAAGGTGAAGGTCGAAATGCTGCGTGGGCAGCACAACTAAAATGGCAGGTAGACGCATTTGACCAAAGCACTACGGGTCAAGAAAAAGCGTTTCGTTTAGCAAAAGACAGAGGCGTAAAATTCAACTACCAAATCATGAGTGTGGAGGATTTTGGGGCAAAGCCCAACACCTACGATGCGGCTGCCATTATATTTCTGCACCTACCTCAACCACTCCGTTCCAAATTTCACCGTGCCGTGGCTGAAAGCATAAAGCCGGGAGGTCACATTATTATTGATGCATTCTCGCAGAAGCAAATTGACTTTAACTCCGGTGGGCCAAGAGATATAGAACAACTTTACTCCAAAGATTCAATTCTTGGTGACTTCCCTGACTTTGATTTCGAAATATGCCGTGAAGAAGAGACTATTCTCCGAGAAGGAAATTTCCACACAGGAAAGGCCAGTGTTCTGCGCTTCTTCGGGGCGAAAGTTTAG
- a CDS encoding tetratricopeptide repeat protein yields the protein MRSIRINLASVFTGLLSIVACSTSFGQDLQTAIGLTKSEQYEEAEKIFNQLVQKEPTNSNYYFYYGENILRGYFSDTISNSLKVSMGLAKDQFEKGIKADSLNPLNYIGLAKVAFYLDDDQTAANYRARAHKHLPPYKKVSKIADPKSYAFALAKLAESYIKNDAVDTTLALPLIREAKAIDPKDPDIFIIAGDIYIDAKDASTSIKNYNMANYLEPNSPTANMKIGTIYMKSRAFQAAIPYYEQAIAQDANYAPAYRELGELYSLAGMFDKSETYYKKYLEITNGNLPAKVSYVNSLYYAKKYDKVISNVEEIFKVDQSRTYLNRIAAYSCFDKTPQDLPLALKYMNTLFKEMPEERLIQKDYIYYAKILIAQNKNYPKLLQDSTQLSQSLAAVNAKYDAATGSSKDKVKPQIDTLTSKLSNVTSQLKTANDQLTKAFDSYNKALAFTPNNRGLEVEIAMANYNLGRYNQAAAGFEGMLNANASDASQYLQIGKLYYLGKNFIKAESVFNEVTTKFPDELSGYVWLANTCSSMDPDSKSGLALPKFQMVIEKGRVDSVKNAAEIFNAYRYMGYYYLLNKDYEKSKAYYTMMLNLAPNNKDYQVNGYNNLATLYYQQGNYDKALECCNSALSLDPSNENAKALIQAVKYAISRKQALNPNLLTGVVKSASGQPIPSASVRVKDTAAETLTGLKGEFSFEIPEGSTTLIVSAKGFTSKEVTITKARTYNITLQ from the coding sequence ATGCGTAGCATTCGGATTAATTTAGCATCTGTATTTACAGGCTTGTTGAGCATCGTAGCATGCAGCACAAGCTTCGGACAAGATCTTCAAACTGCCATTGGCCTAACAAAAAGTGAGCAGTATGAAGAAGCGGAAAAGATTTTCAACCAGCTGGTTCAAAAAGAACCAACCAACAGTAACTACTACTTTTACTATGGTGAAAATATTCTTCGTGGTTACTTCTCCGATACCATTTCCAACTCGCTCAAGGTATCGATGGGGCTGGCAAAGGATCAGTTTGAGAAGGGTATTAAGGCCGACAGCCTAAACCCCTTAAACTATATTGGTTTAGCCAAGGTGGCATTCTACCTCGACGACGATCAAACCGCAGCCAACTATAGAGCTAGGGCACACAAGCACCTGCCTCCCTACAAAAAGGTTAGCAAAATTGCCGATCCCAAAAGCTATGCCTTCGCGTTGGCAAAGCTGGCCGAGTCTTACATCAAGAACGATGCTGTTGACACCACTTTAGCCCTACCGCTGATAAGGGAAGCCAAGGCTATTGATCCAAAAGATCCCGACATCTTCATCATTGCAGGTGACATCTACATTGATGCAAAAGATGCCTCTACCTCCATAAAGAATTACAATATGGCCAACTATCTGGAGCCCAATTCGCCAACTGCCAACATGAAAATTGGCACCATTTACATGAAGAGTAGGGCATTCCAAGCCGCCATTCCTTACTACGAGCAGGCAATCGCACAAGACGCCAACTATGCTCCAGCTTATCGTGAGCTAGGTGAGCTCTACTCCTTAGCTGGTATGTTCGACAAATCCGAAACTTACTACAAAAAATACTTGGAAATCACTAACGGCAATCTTCCAGCAAAAGTTAGCTATGTGAACTCTCTTTACTATGCCAAAAAATACGATAAGGTAATTTCCAATGTGGAAGAAATTTTCAAGGTTGATCAATCAAGAACATACCTAAACCGTATTGCAGCATACTCTTGTTTTGATAAAACTCCGCAAGACTTACCATTAGCGCTTAAGTATATGAACACCCTCTTCAAGGAGATGCCAGAGGAAAGGCTTATTCAGAAGGACTACATATACTATGCTAAAATCCTAATAGCCCAAAACAAGAATTACCCCAAACTACTGCAGGATTCAACCCAGTTAAGCCAATCGCTGGCAGCTGTGAATGCAAAGTATGATGCCGCAACGGGTTCAAGCAAGGATAAGGTAAAACCGCAGATTGATACGCTAACCTCAAAGCTCAGCAATGTTACCTCCCAGCTGAAAACTGCCAACGATCAACTCACCAAGGCATTCGATTCCTATAACAAAGCCCTTGCTTTCACACCCAATAATAGGGGATTGGAAGTAGAAATTGCCATGGCGAACTACAACTTAGGTCGCTATAACCAAGCCGCAGCTGGGTTTGAGGGAATGCTTAATGCAAACGCAAGTGATGCCTCGCAGTATCTGCAGATTGGCAAGCTTTACTATTTAGGCAAAAATTTCATAAAAGCAGAAAGCGTCTTTAACGAAGTTACCACAAAATTCCCGGATGAACTTTCCGGCTACGTTTGGCTAGCAAATACATGCTCTTCAATGGATCCCGATTCCAAGTCAGGGTTGGCCTTACCAAAATTCCAAATGGTAATTGAAAAAGGAAGGGTAGATAGCGTGAAAAATGCCGCTGAGATTTTCAACGCATACCGCTACATGGGATATTACTACTTGCTCAACAAGGATTACGAAAAATCGAAGGCCTACTACACCATGATGCTCAACCTTGCTCCAAATAACAAGGACTACCAGGTCAACGGTTACAACAACCTTGCTACCTTGTATTATCAGCAGGGAAACTACGACAAAGCGTTGGAGTGCTGCAACAGTGCGTTATCTCTTGATCCTTCAAACGAAAATGCGAAAGCACTCATTCAGGCTGTTAAGTATGCAATTAGTAGGAAACAAGCCCTTAATCCCAATTTGCTTACTGGGGTAGTTAAAAGCGCCTCGGGTCAGCCGATACCAAGCGCATCGGTTCGCGTAAAGGACACTGCTGCAGAAACGCTTACAGGCCTGAAGGGCGAATTCTCCTTTGAAATTCCGGAGGGATCAACCACACTAATTGTTTCGGCAAAAGGGTTTACTAGCAAAGAGGTGACCATTACAAAAGCTCGAACGTACAACATTACGCTCCAATAA
- the amrB gene encoding AmmeMemoRadiSam system protein B gives MKQLAVIAITTLALMSCSTKKDKPLADVRPVVDTVGFAHLDWQTDSVIVRNEETYASELLKVGMDSTTAWRLAICPHDDYTYVGWLYPALLKNIKAKTVIIFGVAHKAKHFNLADKLVFDSYPAWHGPYGNINPSPLREEIMKALPNNTYLVHDSLQTVEHSVESMLPFLQHYNPNVEIVSILVPYMSFSRMQEIAQPLAEAINQSMKKHNLKWGKDVALLITTDAVHYGDEDWGGKNYAPYGTDSLGYQKAVAHEHVIIDSSLTGTLTTERAQRFFDYTVDPTDYHEYRWTWCGRYSVPMGLLTALQLQQLTGEAKLNGELIGYANSIDHKPLPVKDLRMGSTAIANLHHWVGYAAIGYR, from the coding sequence ATGAAGCAATTGGCTGTAATCGCAATTACCACACTTGCACTTATGTCGTGTAGTACAAAAAAAGATAAACCGTTGGCAGATGTAAGGCCCGTTGTAGACACCGTTGGCTTTGCCCATCTGGATTGGCAAACCGATTCGGTGATTGTACGCAACGAAGAAACTTACGCTTCCGAGCTCCTAAAGGTTGGAATGGACAGCACTACCGCATGGCGGCTAGCCATCTGTCCGCACGATGACTACACCTACGTTGGGTGGCTCTATCCTGCCCTATTAAAAAACATTAAGGCAAAAACCGTAATCATCTTTGGTGTAGCCCACAAGGCAAAACATTTCAACCTAGCCGACAAGTTGGTATTCGACAGCTACCCTGCTTGGCATGGCCCCTACGGAAATATTAACCCTTCGCCACTGAGGGAGGAGATTATGAAAGCCTTGCCCAACAACACCTACCTCGTTCACGACAGCCTTCAAACTGTAGAACACTCTGTGGAGTCCATGCTTCCCTTTTTGCAGCACTACAACCCCAATGTTGAAATAGTGTCGATACTTGTTCCATACATGTCATTCTCGAGGATGCAAGAAATTGCCCAGCCACTGGCTGAGGCAATAAACCAATCGATGAAGAAGCACAATCTCAAATGGGGCAAGGACGTAGCATTACTAATTACCACCGATGCCGTGCATTACGGCGACGAAGATTGGGGTGGCAAAAATTACGCACCTTACGGCACCGACAGCCTAGGGTACCAAAAGGCCGTGGCGCATGAGCATGTAATAATTGATAGTTCACTTACCGGAACCCTCACCACAGAAAGGGCACAAAGATTCTTCGACTACACTGTTGACCCCACCGACTACCACGAATACCGATGGACCTGGTGCGGCCGCTACAGCGTTCCCATGGGATTGTTAACAGCCCTGCAACTACAACAGCTTACCGGAGAAGCAAAGTTGAACGGAGAGCTAATTGGCTACGCCAACAGCATCGACCATAAGCCACTACCCGTGAAGGATCTCCGCATGGGATCCACTGCCATAGCAAACCTTCACCACTGGGTTGGATACGCTGCCATAGGTTACCGATAA
- a CDS encoding regulatory protein RecX, whose translation MAYPKRERAAMKPDMALQRLMAICSRKETSEWEVLKKLSRWKVDPEKHQTILKDLTKQGFVNNQRFAIAFARDKARFNKWGPRKIEQALSIQKIDPTVIKEVLQKVEEVQGAEVLLDLLKRKASSVKWENKNDLKVKLIRFGVSRGFDYSSVIAAASSIVKTADNNFDEP comes from the coding sequence GTGGCCTATCCAAAGAGAGAAAGAGCAGCAATGAAGCCGGATATGGCGCTTCAACGGTTGATGGCCATTTGCAGCCGCAAGGAGACCAGCGAGTGGGAGGTTTTGAAAAAACTCTCCAGGTGGAAAGTCGACCCCGAAAAGCACCAGACCATACTTAAAGATCTTACGAAACAGGGTTTTGTGAACAACCAACGGTTTGCCATAGCATTTGCGCGCGACAAAGCCCGCTTCAACAAGTGGGGCCCGAGAAAAATTGAGCAGGCACTTTCGATACAAAAGATTGACCCAACTGTAATCAAAGAGGTATTGCAGAAAGTTGAAGAGGTGCAGGGCGCAGAGGTGCTCCTTGACCTGCTGAAACGAAAGGCCTCATCGGTAAAGTGGGAGAACAAAAACGATCTTAAAGTGAAACTAATCCGGTTTGGCGTATCGCGTGGCTTCGATTACAGCAGCGTGATAGCCGCTGCTTCATCAATTGTAAAAACTGCTGATAACAACTTCGATGAACCCTAA